A region of Candidatus Methylomirabilota bacterium DNA encodes the following proteins:
- a CDS encoding TetR family transcriptional regulator C-terminal domain-containing protein, with amino-acid sequence MRATIRCLAREGYSGLTMKKVSREARVSQGILHYYFADKRAILVAALQTVMADLDRRVAAAQARSGADPRGRLRALIRASLEAAVEAREVWIVFVEFWGEMMHDRRLRAINAELYIRLRRLLAALVAQGIRTRRYRRVGAAQAAAVVLGLLDGVALQLTFDPKAFSVGAAARFCEEALERYLAR; translated from the coding sequence GTGCGCGCGACCATCCGGTGCCTGGCCCGCGAAGGGTATTCGGGCCTCACCATGAAGAAGGTGAGCCGCGAGGCGCGGGTGAGCCAGGGGATCCTGCACTACTACTTCGCCGACAAGCGGGCGATCCTGGTGGCCGCGCTGCAGACGGTGATGGCCGACCTCGACCGGCGGGTGGCGGCGGCCCAGGCCCGAAGCGGCGCGGACCCCCGGGGGCGGTTGCGCGCGCTCATCCGCGCGAGCCTGGAGGCGGCCGTGGAGGCGCGCGAGGTCTGGATCGTCTTCGTCGAGTTCTGGGGCGAGATGATGCACGACAGGCGGCTGCGCGCCATCAACGCGGAGCTCTACATCCGGCTGCGGAGGCTCCTCGCCGCGCTGGTCGCCCAGGGGATCCGGACGAGACGGTACCGGCGCGTCGGCGCGGCCCAGGCCGCCGCGGTCGTCCTGGGCCTGCTCGACGGCGTCGCGCTCCAGCTCACGTTCGATCCCAAGGCGTTCAGCGTCGGCGCGGCGGCACGGTTCTGCGAGGAGGCCCTCGAGCGGTATCTCGCTCGTTGA
- a CDS encoding cyclase family protein → MQPEWLKRYFTLPEDGCFETAEGAVSRRDFVKTGFAAGVAGGIAAGPVVGAVGQAEAQAVNPMGRDWWPSPWGPQDEAGASNRITPAKVLEAARLIKRGTVYRLGMILEAGIPLFGARHVSITIPGGPTGGPFGKHQLHYNDEMFSGEIGQVGSQFDGLGHIAIKVGNDIRYYNGFTQAQVGGPYGLQKLGIHNVKPFFTRGILLDVLSYKGGDRLPIGYVITMDDVMQTLRRQGVREPGEGDVVLFRTGHIKLWKKDNVEFNKGEPGPGATVAKWLVEKKIACVGGDNWATEAVPGEDQDRPFECHAIWMTTNGIYNIENQYLEDLAQDKVYEFAWSFTPLPLKGATGSPGNSVAIA, encoded by the coding sequence GTGCAACCTGAATGGCTGAAGCGATACTTCACCCTGCCCGAGGATGGGTGCTTCGAGACGGCGGAAGGCGCGGTCTCGCGGCGAGATTTCGTGAAGACCGGGTTCGCGGCTGGCGTCGCGGGGGGGATAGCCGCGGGGCCCGTCGTGGGCGCGGTGGGCCAAGCCGAGGCGCAGGCGGTCAACCCGATGGGGCGTGACTGGTGGCCCTCGCCCTGGGGTCCGCAAGACGAGGCGGGTGCCTCCAACCGGATCACGCCGGCGAAGGTGCTCGAGGCCGCCCGCCTGATCAAGCGTGGCACGGTCTATCGTCTGGGGATGATCCTGGAGGCCGGCATCCCGCTCTTCGGGGCCCGGCACGTGTCCATCACGATCCCCGGCGGGCCGACGGGCGGACCGTTCGGCAAGCATCAGCTCCACTACAACGACGAGATGTTCAGCGGCGAGATCGGGCAGGTCGGCTCCCAGTTCGATGGTCTCGGTCACATCGCCATCAAGGTCGGTAACGACATCCGCTACTACAACGGCTTCACCCAGGCCCAGGTGGGCGGGCCCTACGGGCTGCAGAAGCTCGGCATCCACAACGTCAAGCCCTTCTTCACCCGCGGCATCCTGCTCGACGTGCTCTCCTACAAGGGGGGCGATCGCCTGCCGATCGGATACGTCATCACGATGGACGACGTCATGCAGACCCTGCGGCGCCAGGGCGTCCGCGAGCCGGGCGAAGGTGATGTCGTCCTCTTTCGGACCGGCCACATCAAGCTCTGGAAGAAGGACAACGTGGAGTTCAACAAGGGCGAGCCCGGTCCGGGCGCGACCGTGGCGAAGTGGCTCGTCGAGAAGAAGATCGCCTGTGTGGGCGGGGACAACTGGGCGACCGAGGCGGTGCCCGGGGAGGATCAAGATCGTCCCTTCGAGTGCCACGCGATCTGGATGACGACGAACGGCATCTACAACATCGAGAACCAGTACCTCGAAGACCTCGCGCAGGACAAGGTCTACGAATTCGCCTGGTCCTTCACCCCCCTGCCGCTCAAGGGGGCGACCGGATCGCCGGGTAATTCGGTCGCCATCGCCTGA
- a CDS encoding FAD-dependent thymidylate synthase, protein MPEAFTPGERAALAPYFTNLDGPVFALTNLPEVVKGALFARYSRSPKSLRRLFLDEFLTAGLAPPAAGRPSAGEVGTARAEQLYERVFVEYGDDSVAQLGGVHLACEGASNILTKVLEWGRLMAYLEQSTRYVPYDDRPGGRYRYHVPAELPGALRERYVATLDRAFETYCAWLPRLRDFYAARFPRAEGDSEQVHRLSIRAKALDTLRGLLPAATISNVGIYGTGQAYEQLLLRMRTHPLAEVRAYADLMLTELRKVIPAFLRRVDNPERGGVWSAYLAETRQAVREVAERLLEGMQTEPRDEVTLSDFDPEGEVKVVAAALYAAAALPDDQLLAAARKMTHEERLAVLTAYVGKRRNRRHRPGRAFERTSYRFDILGDYGAFRDLQRHRLLSLEWQRLTPRHGYLIPAAVEEAGGRGDWARVMDEAATLHDALAAAGLPDVASYAVSMAYRVRFYMEMNAREAMHVIELRSAPQGHPSYRRICQAMHRLIAERAGHRAIAAAMTFADHSAVALERLEAERAAERRRAQQ, encoded by the coding sequence ATGCCGGAGGCGTTCACGCCGGGGGAGCGGGCCGCGCTCGCGCCGTACTTCACCAATCTCGATGGGCCCGTCTTCGCCCTGACCAATCTGCCCGAGGTCGTCAAGGGCGCGCTCTTCGCGCGGTACTCGCGGTCGCCGAAGTCGCTCCGCCGGCTGTTCCTCGACGAGTTCCTCACCGCGGGCCTGGCGCCGCCGGCGGCCGGTCGGCCCAGCGCCGGCGAGGTCGGTACCGCGCGCGCCGAGCAGCTCTACGAGCGGGTCTTCGTCGAGTACGGCGACGACTCGGTGGCCCAGCTCGGCGGCGTGCACCTGGCCTGTGAGGGCGCGTCGAACATCCTGACCAAGGTGCTGGAGTGGGGCCGCCTCATGGCCTATCTCGAGCAATCCACGCGCTACGTCCCCTACGACGACCGCCCCGGCGGCCGCTACCGGTACCACGTGCCCGCCGAGCTCCCGGGCGCGCTGCGCGAGCGCTATGTAGCGACGCTCGACCGCGCCTTTGAGACCTACTGCGCCTGGCTGCCGCGCCTGCGCGACTTCTACGCGGCGCGGTTTCCGCGGGCCGAGGGCGATTCCGAGCAGGTGCATCGCCTGAGCATCCGGGCCAAGGCGCTGGACACCCTGCGCGGGCTCCTGCCGGCGGCGACGATCTCCAATGTCGGGATCTACGGCACCGGACAGGCCTACGAGCAGCTCCTGCTCCGCATGCGCACGCACCCGCTGGCCGAAGTGCGGGCGTACGCCGACCTCATGCTGACGGAGCTGCGCAAGGTCATCCCGGCGTTCCTGCGGCGCGTGGACAACCCGGAGCGGGGCGGCGTCTGGTCCGCCTATCTGGCGGAGACGCGCCAGGCCGTCCGGGAGGTGGCGGAGCGCCTCCTGGAGGGCATGCAGACGGAACCCCGCGACGAGGTGACGCTGAGCGACTTCGATCCCGAGGGCGAGGTGAAGGTGGTCGCCGCCGCGCTCTACGCCGCGGCGGCGCTGCCCGACGATCAGCTCCTCGCCGCCGCCCGGAAGATGACGCACGAGGAACGTCTGGCCGTGCTGACCGCGTACGTCGGCAAGCGCCGTAACCGCCGCCACCGGCCGGGCCGCGCCTTCGAGCGGACGTCCTACCGCTTCGACATCCTGGGCGATTACGGCGCCTTCCGCGATCTGCAGCGCCATCGCCTGCTCTCGCTCGAGTGGCAGCGCCTCACGCCGCGCCACGGCTACCTGATACCGGCCGCCGTCGAGGAGGCGGGCGGGCGCGGGGACTGGGCGCGCGTCATGGACGAGGCCGCCACGCTGCACGACGCCCTCGCCGCCGCCGGCCTGCCCGACGTCGCCTCCTACGCCGTGTCCATGGCCTACCGCGTCCGCTTCTACATGGAGATGAACGCCCGCGAGGCGATGCACGTGATTGAGCTGCGCAGCGCCCCCCAGGGGCATCCGTCGTACCGCCGCATCTGTCAGGCGATGCACCGGTTGATCGCGGAGCGCGCGGGCCACCGCGCCATCGCCGCGGCCATGACCTTCGCGGACCACTCCGCGGTGGCGCTCGAGCGCCTGGAGGCGGAGCGCGCGGCCGAGCGCCGCCGCGCGCAGCAGTGA